The following are encoded together in the Gemmatimonadaceae bacterium genome:
- a CDS encoding ATPase domain-containing protein — translation MAVSTLQDEKKKALNLAIAQIEKSCGKGSIMKMGSDSARVRVEAIPTGAINLDAAIGVGGIPRGRVTEIYGPESSGKTTLCLHVVANAQRAGGVAAYIDAEHALDTDYASKLGVDVENLLVSQPDTGEQALEICEILVRSGAVDVVVIDSVAALVPKAEIEGEMGDSHVGLQARLMSQALRKLTG, via the coding sequence ATGGCGGTTTCTACTCTGCAAGATGAGAAGAAGAAAGCGTTGAATCTGGCCATCGCGCAGATCGAGAAGAGCTGTGGAAAGGGCTCCATCATGAAGATGGGATCGGACAGTGCTCGGGTGCGCGTGGAAGCGATTCCAACGGGGGCGATCAATCTCGATGCGGCCATCGGCGTGGGCGGCATTCCGCGCGGACGTGTCACGGAGATCTACGGCCCGGAGTCGAGCGGCAAGACCACGTTGTGTCTGCACGTGGTGGCCAACGCACAGCGCGCCGGCGGCGTCGCTGCGTACATCGATGCCGAACATGCGTTAGACACGGACTACGCCTCGAAGTTGGGCGTGGACGTCGAGAACCTCTTGGTCTCACAGCCCGACACGGGCGAGCAGGCGCTCGAGATCTGCGAAATTCTCGTCCGTTCCGGAGCGGTCGACGTCGTCGTGATCGACTCGGTTGCGGCGCTCGTGCCCAAAGCCGAAATCGAAGGCGAAATGGGCGACTCGCACGTTGGCCTGCAAGCTCGACTCATGAGTCAGGCGCTGCGCAAGCTCACCGGC
- a CDS encoding YraN family protein produces the protein MSTQALGLAGEAYAARWLEQLGWTLLERRFRNGHRDLDLVARRGGVVVFVEVKARRGSEFGDPVEAVDWRKRRELIRSAHVWVDRFGNPTDSYRFDVIGVLIDGARVRIRHVQNAFSVA, from the coding sequence ATGTCGACACAGGCATTGGGACTCGCCGGTGAAGCGTACGCGGCCCGTTGGCTCGAGCAACTGGGCTGGACACTCCTCGAGCGACGGTTTCGTAATGGGCATCGCGATCTCGACCTCGTGGCGCGACGAGGCGGCGTGGTGGTGTTCGTGGAGGTGAAGGCGAGGCGGGGCAGCGAGTTCGGTGACCCGGTGGAGGCAGTCGATTGGAGAAAGAGGCGCGAGCTCATCCGATCGGCGCACGTCTGGGTCGACCGGTTCGGCAATCCCACGGACAGCTATCGATTCGATGTCATTGGGGTGCTCATCGACGGCGCGCGGGTGCGGATCCGACATGTGCAGAACGCGTTTTCAGTTGCGTAG
- a CDS encoding DNA translocase FtsK translates to MTAAPSPSHRQREAAGVALLALALFIALAVASSTSGGGGACHQTRSLMGPVGACTRAGMVWLVGVPAAFLVPLLPAIHALRLFGRMRSDTDRNWLLFVLGLVLLVPVAIALALHLGHRWSDSAGFWGGFIAFYLVEALAWGAWLFVVAAFCALTIFTLAWNPVRIVLGIQPAGVLRLPWRRAAAAPAADINEPSPEEMPAIEPFAPQPMGLDTALGDGPRGRRRKKSKAEITAEHDEEIAAAIDASATPDAADDELPLADLLTPPPPHNAETNRRELDAMAVKLKEALGTFRVDAEITGRTTGPVVTQYEVEPAPGVKVRQIANLSNDLALAMRAASIRIVAPIPGRGAVGVEVPNPTSEIVAFRELLESREFQTARAALPIALGKDLEGKPVIADLAKMPHLLIAGATGSGKSVCVNTIITGLIYRHTPRTLRFLMVDPKMVELSVYNMLPHLRHKVITDNRDAASVLKWAKDEMQERYELLAANQCRNIQDFNRRVQSGAQLTRPRTPDVAFEDLTYTGGILPYIVLVIDELADLMMTVQAEIETPLALIAQKARAIGLHLILATQRPSVNVITGLIKANFPSRIAFRVASQVDSRTIIDGVGAESLLGNGDMLFIPPGKSEPSRLQGAFIAGEDTERLMKWYEQRKTAKRAALAEKGLAPEEISEPDILEIVRQKEALESGLALLDADDPGDRDKLFRDAAEVVIQHQLGSTSLLQRRLKVGYGRAARIIDQLHEAGILGPPDGSKPRDVLMGLEDLDRICGPRA, encoded by the coding sequence GTGACGGCCGCGCCTTCGCCCTCGCATCGGCAGCGGGAAGCGGCGGGCGTCGCGCTGTTGGCGCTGGCGCTGTTCATCGCGCTGGCCGTCGCGTCGAGCACCTCGGGCGGCGGCGGCGCGTGTCATCAAACGCGATCGCTCATGGGGCCCGTGGGCGCGTGCACGCGCGCCGGGATGGTGTGGCTCGTCGGCGTGCCGGCGGCGTTCCTCGTGCCGCTGCTGCCGGCGATCCACGCGCTGCGGCTCTTCGGGCGCATGCGCTCGGACACCGACCGAAACTGGCTGTTGTTCGTGTTGGGCCTCGTGCTGTTGGTGCCCGTGGCCATCGCGCTCGCGCTGCACCTCGGGCACCGGTGGAGCGATTCGGCGGGGTTCTGGGGCGGCTTCATCGCGTTCTATCTCGTCGAAGCGCTTGCGTGGGGCGCGTGGCTCTTCGTGGTCGCGGCGTTTTGCGCGCTCACGATTTTCACGCTGGCGTGGAACCCGGTTCGGATTGTGTTAGGCATCCAGCCGGCGGGTGTGTTGCGCCTGCCCTGGCGGCGCGCGGCCGCGGCGCCGGCGGCCGACATCAACGAGCCGTCGCCCGAGGAAATGCCGGCGATCGAGCCGTTCGCGCCGCAGCCGATGGGGCTCGATACGGCGCTGGGCGACGGGCCGCGCGGCCGGCGCCGCAAGAAGTCGAAAGCCGAGATCACGGCCGAGCACGACGAGGAAATCGCGGCGGCGATCGATGCATCGGCCACCCCGGACGCCGCCGACGACGAGCTGCCGCTGGCCGACCTGCTCACGCCGCCGCCGCCGCACAACGCGGAGACGAACCGCCGCGAGCTGGACGCGATGGCGGTCAAGCTCAAGGAAGCGTTAGGCACCTTCCGCGTGGACGCCGAGATCACCGGGCGCACGACGGGGCCCGTGGTCACGCAGTACGAAGTCGAGCCGGCGCCGGGCGTGAAAGTCCGCCAGATCGCGAATCTGTCCAACGATCTGGCGCTGGCCATGCGGGCGGCGAGCATCCGCATCGTGGCGCCGATTCCGGGCCGCGGTGCGGTGGGCGTCGAAGTGCCCAACCCGACGTCGGAGATCGTGGCGTTCCGGGAGCTCCTCGAGTCGCGCGAATTCCAGACGGCGCGGGCGGCGCTGCCGATTGCGTTAGGCAAGGACCTGGAGGGCAAACCGGTCATCGCCGACCTGGCGAAAATGCCGCACCTGCTCATCGCCGGCGCCACGGGCTCGGGAAAGTCGGTCTGCGTCAACACGATCATCACCGGGCTCATCTATCGGCACACGCCGCGCACGCTGCGGTTCCTGATGGTGGACCCGAAGATGGTCGAGCTGTCGGTGTACAACATGCTCCCGCATCTCCGCCACAAGGTGATCACCGACAACCGCGACGCAGCGTCGGTGCTCAAATGGGCCAAAGACGAGATGCAGGAGCGCTACGAGCTGTTGGCGGCGAACCAGTGCCGGAACATCCAGGACTTCAACCGCCGGGTGCAATCGGGCGCGCAGCTCACCAGGCCGCGCACGCCCGATGTGGCGTTCGAGGATCTGACGTACACGGGCGGGATCCTGCCGTACATCGTGCTCGTGATCGACGAGCTGGCGGATCTCATGATGACCGTGCAGGCGGAAATCGAGACGCCGCTGGCGCTCATCGCGCAGAAGGCGCGCGCGATCGGGCTGCACTTGATTCTGGCCACGCAGCGGCCGAGCGTGAACGTGATCACGGGGTTGATCAAGGCGAATTTTCCGAGCCGCATCGCGTTCCGCGTGGCGTCGCAGGTCGACAGCCGCACGATCATCGACGGCGTCGGCGCCGAGTCCTTGTTAGGCAACGGCGACATGCTGTTCATTCCCCCGGGGAAGTCGGAGCCGTCGCGCCTGCAGGGAGCATTCATCGCCGGCGAAGACACCGAGCGGCTGATGAAGTGGTACGAGCAACGGAAGACGGCCAAGCGGGCGGCGCTCGCCGAGAAGGGCCTGGCGCCCGAAGAGATCTCCGAGCCGGACATCCTCGAGATCGTGCGGCAGAAGGAAGCGCTGGAGTCGGGTCTCGCGTTGCTCGACGCCGACGATCCGGGCGACCGCGACAAACTCTTCCGCGATGCGGCGGAGGTGGTGATCCAGCATCAATTGGGGTCGACGTCGCTCTTGCAGCGGCGTCTCAAGGTAGGATACGGCCGGGCGGCGCGTATTATTGATCAGTTGCACGAGGCGGGGATTCTCGGGCCGCCGGACGGATCGAAGCCGCGCGACGTGTTGATGGGACTCGAGGATCTCGATCGCATTTGCGGCCCGCGCGCCTAA
- a CDS encoding 2-phosphosulfolactate phosphatase, with translation MRIDVLFGPSMLAPATVTGRVVAVIDVLRASTTIATALANGARNVVPLESADAVMTRAKQLERADVRTAGERKMQPIPGFDLGNSPREMTREAVDGKTVLFTTTNGTATLLAVQGARDVVIASYVNVAAVTSLLRTAARGGTDISIVCAGRDRQVSLEDAACAGRYTRMVTKQIDGAELGDGAFACTVLDRRYGDRLDRLFADSEHGRALAEAGFAEDLVACAALNAHPVIPIYQDRQITLLGPDRER, from the coding sequence ATGCGAATCGATGTGTTGTTCGGGCCGTCGATGCTGGCGCCCGCGACGGTGACGGGACGGGTGGTTGCGGTGATCGACGTGCTGCGGGCGTCGACGACCATCGCGACGGCGCTTGCCAACGGCGCACGCAACGTGGTACCTCTGGAAAGCGCCGACGCCGTGATGACGCGCGCCAAGCAGTTGGAGCGCGCCGACGTGCGCACGGCGGGAGAGCGGAAGATGCAGCCGATCCCGGGATTCGATCTTGGCAACTCGCCGCGGGAGATGACGCGCGAGGCCGTGGACGGCAAGACGGTGCTGTTCACGACGACGAACGGCACGGCCACGTTGCTCGCCGTGCAGGGTGCGCGCGATGTGGTGATCGCGTCGTACGTGAACGTGGCGGCGGTGACGTCGCTGCTGCGCACGGCGGCGCGCGGCGGCACCGACATCAGCATCGTGTGCGCGGGACGCGACCGCCAGGTGTCGCTCGAGGACGCGGCGTGCGCCGGGCGGTACACGCGGATGGTGACCAAGCAGATCGACGGTGCTGAGTTAGGCGACGGCGCGTTCGCGTGCACGGTGCTCGACCGCCGCTACGGCGACCGGCTGGACCGGTTGTTCGCCGATTCGGAGCACGGGCGGGCGCTCGCCGAGGCCGGGTTCGCCGAGGATCTGGTGGCGTGCGCCGCGCTCAACGCGCACCCGGTGATTCCGATCTATCAGGACCGGCAGATCACGCTGCTCGGTCCCGACCGGGAGCGTTAG